In Yersinia enterocolitica subsp. enterocolitica, one DNA window encodes the following:
- a CDS encoding D-ribose ABC transporter substrate-binding protein, translating to MKNTLLKSCLTAALISMAGVAGAASNGLIAIITPSHDNPFFKAEAEGAKAKAAELGYTVLVASHDDDVNKQNQLLETAIARKAKAIILDNAGSDATIGPLKKAKAAGIPTFLIDREINETGIAVSQIVSNNYQGAQLGAEKFVVLMGGKGKYVELLGRESDTNAHVRSQGYHDVIDEHSDMKMVAQQTANWSQTEAFNRMESILQANPDITGVISGNDTMALGAEAALKAAGRNDVIVVGFDGSDYVRDSIINKGNIKATVLQPGWAQAQMAVVQADKYLKTGATGQEEKQLMDCVLIDENNAKNLNVFALKE from the coding sequence ATGAAAAATACCCTACTGAAATCCTGTCTTACCGCAGCATTGATCTCAATGGCGGGGGTTGCTGGTGCTGCCAGTAACGGCCTGATCGCCATTATCACCCCATCCCACGATAACCCGTTTTTCAAGGCGGAAGCCGAAGGTGCCAAAGCTAAAGCGGCGGAGCTGGGATACACCGTATTGGTGGCGTCTCATGATGATGATGTAAACAAACAGAACCAACTATTGGAAACCGCTATCGCCCGTAAAGCCAAAGCGATCATTCTGGATAATGCCGGATCGGATGCCACTATCGGGCCGTTGAAAAAAGCCAAAGCCGCAGGTATTCCCACCTTCCTGATTGACCGCGAAATCAATGAAACCGGCATTGCAGTTTCACAAATCGTGTCCAACAACTATCAGGGGGCACAGCTCGGTGCTGAGAAATTTGTCGTCCTGATGGGGGGCAAAGGCAAGTATGTTGAATTACTGGGCCGTGAATCAGATACCAACGCACACGTGCGTTCACAGGGTTATCACGACGTGATCGACGAACATAGCGACATGAAGATGGTCGCTCAACAGACTGCAAACTGGAGCCAGACTGAAGCCTTCAACCGTATGGAGTCCATTTTGCAGGCTAACCCAGATATTACTGGGGTGATTTCGGGTAACGACACTATGGCGTTAGGCGCTGAAGCCGCATTAAAAGCAGCAGGGCGCAATGATGTGATTGTGGTCGGATTTGACGGTAGCGACTATGTCCGCGACTCCATCATCAATAAAGGCAATATCAAAGCCACCGTACTTCAGCCAGGTTGGGCACAAGCCCAGATGGCGGTGGTTCAAGCTGATAAATATCTGAAAACCGGTGCCACCGGGCAAGAAGAAAAACAGTTGATGGACTGCGTATTGATTGATGAAAACAATGCCAAAAACCTGAATGTCTTTGCGCTGAAAGAGTAA
- a CDS encoding DUF2291 family protein → MWFSVLSKAGGLLVISTVLVACTVVDLDENGKPILPVDPNAVVSDYNQSPDKVASTIWVSKVMPFANSNALSWQQVKQQNQPATGKNSQSHFVRFNGKVVEVETEGREGAIRVAVEGDEQVLQLGPIVKGNAIRDASTFIRFEDFKNQVQYAQLSKALSKRALQDVAKPDASWVGQQVEVLAAVTVAPTGLSNAVPLSLSKESH, encoded by the coding sequence ATGTGGTTCAGTGTCCTATCGAAAGCCGGCGGCTTGTTGGTTATCAGCACCGTATTAGTGGCTTGTACCGTGGTGGATTTGGATGAAAACGGCAAACCGATTCTACCGGTCGATCCGAATGCGGTGGTCAGCGACTATAACCAATCACCGGACAAAGTCGCCTCCACCATTTGGGTGAGCAAAGTCATGCCATTTGCCAACAGCAACGCTCTCAGTTGGCAGCAAGTGAAACAACAGAATCAACCAGCAACAGGGAAAAATAGCCAAAGTCATTTTGTTCGCTTCAACGGCAAAGTGGTGGAGGTAGAAACAGAAGGGCGGGAAGGGGCAATAAGAGTGGCAGTCGAGGGCGATGAGCAAGTGCTGCAATTGGGGCCTATCGTCAAAGGCAATGCTATTCGTGATGCATCAACCTTTATCCGCTTCGAAGATTTTAAAAATCAGGTGCAATATGCCCAGCTTTCCAAGGCGTTGAGTAAAAGAGCTTTACAGGATGTGGCCAAACCTGATGCCAGTTGGGTCGGCCAGCAAGTTGAAGTATTGGCTGCGGTGACAGTGGCTCCCACCGGCTTGAGTAATGCGGTACCGCTCAGTCTGAGTAAGGAGAGCCACTAA